A window of Diabrotica virgifera virgifera chromosome 9, PGI_DIABVI_V3a contains these coding sequences:
- the LOC126892446 gene encoding uncharacterized protein LOC126892446 encodes MPKPQYRQHFRDSWLQDPHLKDWLQVIESTTGQEAKCKFCGTTLRSHYGDLKSHGMSKKHQQNKKVITTQPKIPFKPEPIGSKKKQEARLALFTAMHTSIRVVDHLGEVYNNNHEKDIEKVQLHRTKCTSIIKNVLALHFTEVLKKDFKDQPFSLIIDESTDITVHKYLGLIIIYYSKLHQKIVSTFLDLVNIHECNAEGIVSTIKKTIKRFDLRLENLMGIGTDNASVMVGVNNGVYAKLKEEVPHLILVRCLCHSLQLAVSAAAKEFLPRNLEFLIRETYDWFSRSSSRQSLYKKLYETINDGQKPLKIVQACQTRWLSIESAVSRIYTQWLELKTHFSIAKVHERCHTAELLHSMYANEMNYAYISFLYPILIEINRVNKMFESTDTDHTKLCEELINLINMLVNKVTLPTNKFNIFTQNIRDFLDKKCYLGFRFHNQILEMREKGLPREDEEMMRHRCMTFIVNLIEEIKNRLPENLTLMKKISRISVEQALNHNKEPLTDIMAQFNKSAEHIARVDDQWHQIHLLKWNETKNTKKFWNEVLHFKDAQGESRFEELATFAFTLLILPHSNADVERLFSSMNVIKNKQRNRIKLNLLTAILRVRCGLRLEGKCCNDYEIPVSVIKQIGTKESYQSETEDDGADINDSSEEEEMV; translated from the exons ATGCCGAAACCACAATATAGACAACATTTTCGGGATTCTTGGCTTCAAGACCCACATTTAAAAGATTGGCTACAAGTTATTGAAAGTACTACCGGTCAAGAAGCGAAATGTAAATTTTGTGGTACAACTTTAAGGAGTCACTACGGAGATTTGAAATCTCATGGGATGTCAAAGAAGCATCAACAAAATAAAAAG GTTATAACTACGCAGCCTAAGATTCCGTTCAAGCCAGAGCCCATTGGAAGTAAAAAAAAGCAAGAAGCCAGACTTGCATTATTTACAGCCATGCATACTAGTATACGTGTCGTTGACCATTTAGGAGAGGTATACAATAATAATCACGAAAAAGATATCGAAAAAGTTCAACTGCACCGAACTAAATGCACCTCGATTATAAAAAATGTGTTAGCACTGCACTTCACCGAGGTtctaaaaaaagattttaaagatCAACCATTTAGCCTAATAATTGACGAATCTACAGATATTACTGTGCATAAATACTTGGGtttgataattatttattacagtaAATTACACCAAAAAATAGTATCCACGTTTCTAGACCTTGTTAACATTCATGAATGTAATGCTGAAGGCATTGTTTCTACGATAAAGAAAACGATCAAACGATTCGATCTCCGACTTGAAAATTTAATGGGAATTGGTACAGATAACGCTTCTGTGATGGTTGGAGTGAATAACGGAGTCTATGCCAAATTGAAGGAAGAAGTACCACACCTGATTTTGGTGCGTTGCTTGTGCCATTCCTTGCAATTGGCTGTTTCAGCTGCTGCAAAAGAATTTTTACCGAGAAATTTGGAGTTTTTAATTAGGGAAACATATGATTGGTTTAGTCGCTCGTCTTCCAGACAATCgctttataaaaaattatacgAAACCATCAACGATGGACAGAAACCGCTAAAAATAGTTCAAGCATGCCAGACAAGGTGGTTGTCAATCGAATCTGCTGTATCGAGAATATACACGCAATGGCTAGAGCTAAAAACACATTTTTCCATAGCTAAAGTACATGAAAGATGTCACACGGCTGAGTTATTGCACTCTATGTATGCGAACGAGATGAATTACGCatatatttcatttttatatccAATTCTTATTGAAATAAACCGAGTAAATAAAATGTTCGAGTCAACAGATACGGACCACACCAAATTGTGTGAAGAGTTGATCAACCTGATAAATATGTTGGTCAACAAGGTTACGTTACCTAcgaataaatttaatatttttactcaaAATATTCGTGATTTTTTGGATAAAAAATGTTATCTTGGATTCCGATTTCACAATCAAATTCTTGAAATGAGAGAAAAAGGATTACCACGGGAAGACGAAGAAATGATGCGGCATCGGTGCATGACATTTATAGTAAATCTAATTGAAGAAATCAAAAATAGGTTACCAGAAAATTTGACACTGATGAAAAAAATATCCCGAATAAGTGTTGAACAAGCACTTAATCACAATAAAGAACCACTAACTGACATAATGGCTCAGTTCAATAAAAGTGCAGAACATATAGCAAGAGTCGATGATCAGTGGCATCAAATTCATTTATTGAAATGGAATGAGactaaaaacacaaaaaaattttggAATGAAGTATTGCATTTCAAAGACGCTCAAGGAGAATCGCGGTTTGAAGAATTAGCGACTTTTGCGTTTACTCTACTAATACTGCCTCATTCTAATGCCGATGTTGAGAGACTATTTAGCAGTATGAATGTAATAAAAAACAAACAGAGGAATAGAATTAAGTTAAATCTTTTAACTGCTATATTAAGAGTACGCTGTGGTTTGAGGTTGGAAGGAAAATGCTGCAATGACTATGAGATTCCAGTAAGCGTTATAAAACAAATCGGTACCAAAGAATCGTATCAATCCGAAACTGAAGATGATGGGGCAGACATAAATGATTcctctgaagaagaagaaatggttTAG